The sequence AAAAACACTGAGCATTtccacagcactgagcagttATTCTTTTGATATTGCAGGGGACCAATTTAGAGGGGCTATTTAATGGACCCGCTTCATTTCCAAGCTACtgccaagaaaaaaatgagggTGAAATGGGACCTCCTgacacaaaacagaaacatgTTTAGTAACTCTTTGTAAAGCTTTAAAGTCACTGTCCCTTTCTGTGAATGTTACCTTTAAGGGTGAAAGTGAAGGGTTTTGTCCAGAGCCCAAATCATGGTGAGGATTTACAAAAATGCCTTCTATTATAAAGCATCCAAATTAGATTTTCCTAAAGCAAAAGTGATGCATCAGCCTGTACATGGCCCACAAACTAAGAATCAAAATCCACTGTGATAGTTTGAAGTACCATGAGACAGAAAAACTAATGTTCCAGTTGCTGGACATGATGGAGTACATCCAGTGATAAGCCCAGTTGCTCTACTAACCAAACAGTCTGCATTTTAACCCAAGCAAGGGTTGACTTTTCAGGATCTGTGCAGAGGTTTGCTTTGCTGCACTCAGACTGCAATGAACCAACCTCACCATTATTCCTACAAGTGTTTTCACCGGAGCTGCCGCCACAGTCGTGTTTTCCATCTTTAACTTCCCTGTactctgtcccagctgtgtgatTAAGGTCCATGTCCTGAACTGAGTCTAAAATGTGTCCAAGATGCGGCTGTTCTTCAGTAGAATTCAGATACTTAAGCACGTCATCTTCATGCTTTCCAACCACATCAAGAAGATTATTTATCATACTTAGAGCAGAATCATGTCCATTAAAATGACACCAGGATAAGAGAGCACTGAAAAgtgaacaacaacaaaagtgATTATATTTATCAACGTAGATCTCCACTTGGTGGAGGCAGACAGACAGCAATGTGACAAGGTATCTATGCATCATAAATACATTTATGTATAATTCACGATTTATGGAAAATTCAGGCAGTAGAACTAAATATTAAGCTTAAATACATAGATTCAGACAATTTTAGAAGAGTAACTGAAAGagaattttcagaaattataCTTCTACACCCAGGTAGGCATTCCCTGTTCTCGAGATGTGGGAATTCTCAGGTTGCTCACTTCAGAcagttttttttggtttgggttttttgtttgtttgttttggttggttttgttttttaattaaaacaaacaaaaacctgtatgtgtgttaccCTGTTACACACCCTCCACATCCACTTGACCTTAAGGAGTTTGTAACCTACTTCAGGGTTCCTTTGAACTGGCCACATGTAATCATCAGCTCGGCACCGTGTCTGTAACCTTGATTAAAGCCTGTCTGGAGTGCAAGTTCTTTCCCAGCCTCAACTCCATCCCTATAGCCTTCCTGCaacaaaagcagtgaaaaaggTTGCTCAGTGTCACAACATGACAAAGTGGATCTCCAACAAATacataacaataataataaaaaagtttaaACAGGTATCACATCTCTTAAGTTACAGCTTCTATATCTGAACATCTTTCACTGCTACACCCCCACTGCCAAACCAAAACATTCTTGTTGCAGTATACTATGATTTACTGACCTGTAAGATGCAGTTTTTACTTTTCCCAAAAGGATTCCCAGAAAGTGA comes from Zonotrichia leucophrys gambelii isolate GWCS_2022_RI chromosome 2, RI_Zleu_2.0, whole genome shotgun sequence and encodes:
- the YAE1 gene encoding protein YAE1 homolog — protein: MSWVQVAVSQSSEDIFDEDADEMYLLQKEWNSTMKKRLKEGYRDGVEAGKELALQTGFNQGYRHGAELMITCGQFKGTLNALLSWCHFNGHDSALSMINNLLDVVGKHEDDVLKYLNSTEEQPHLGHILDSVQDMDLNHTAGTEYREVKDGKHDCGGSSGENTCRNNGEVGSLQSECSKANLCTDPEKSTLAWVKMQTVWLVEQLGLSLDVLHHVQQLEH